In Hyphomicrobiales bacterium, a single window of DNA contains:
- a CDS encoding site-specific integrase → MPNPRRGRPAGFSGQAPVLNPEQIKRVLRLAKGRERNGSRAEVAFCLSIFLGLRAKEIAALRWGDIYDQNDEIREILNLKAAYTKGGKTRTSYLVAPKLRQILADYNKHFREWRNPNGPLLRSQTGGNMTASSMVRLLKQLYRDAGIPDASSHTGRRTFITNLAERG, encoded by the coding sequence ATGCCAAATCCTCGTCGGGGTCGTCCAGCAGGCTTTTCCGGCCAAGCCCCAGTCCTTAACCCGGAGCAGATAAAACGTGTCCTGCGCCTCGCCAAAGGGCGAGAGAGGAACGGCTCTAGGGCGGAAGTAGCATTTTGTCTGTCCATCTTCCTGGGCCTTCGGGCGAAGGAGATTGCGGCCTTAAGATGGGGTGACATATACGATCAGAACGACGAAATCAGGGAAATCCTCAATCTCAAGGCAGCCTACACTAAGGGAGGAAAGACCCGCACATCCTACCTTGTCGCTCCCAAGCTCCGCCAGATTTTGGCAGACTACAACAAACATTTTAGAGAATGGCGCAATCCCAATGGACCGCTGTTGCGAAGCCAGACGGGTGGCAACATGACAGCCAGCTCCATGGTTCGTTTGCTAAAGCAACTATATCGGGACGCTGGAATACCCGATGCTAGCTCGCACACGGGTCGGCGTACCTTCATCACGAATCTCGCCGAACGAGGGTAA
- a CDS encoding DUF411 domain-containing protein produces MKRRTFILSAVGMAFAGSVSAVRSAALPKVEVFRNPGCGCCEGWVDHMRNAGFEVSIEDDANLEGRLERLGIPSELGSCHVGISSGFAFVGHIPSIDVSRFLSSPPADAVGLTVPGMPVGSPGMGPEGSGGPYNVLLISRLSKPSVYASH; encoded by the coding sequence GTGAAACGTCGTACATTCATCCTTTCAGCAGTTGGCATGGCATTTGCCGGCTCGGTTTCTGCGGTTAGAAGCGCCGCTCTGCCGAAAGTTGAGGTTTTCCGCAATCCAGGATGCGGCTGCTGCGAAGGCTGGGTTGATCACATGCGCAACGCAGGTTTTGAGGTTTCTATCGAAGACGACGCTAACCTTGAAGGACGCCTTGAAAGGTTGGGAATTCCGTCAGAACTCGGTAGCTGTCATGTCGGCATAAGTTCTGGGTTTGCGTTCGTGGGGCATATCCCGTCGATCGATGTGTCTCGCTTCTTGAGCTCACCACCGGCAGACGCCGTAGGGCTAACCGTGCCGGGCATGCCTGTCGGATCACCTGGAATGGGACCTGAGGGTAGTGGTGGTCCCTATAACGTGCTCTTAATCAGTCGGCTTTCCAAGCCAAGCGTGTACGCCAGCCACTAG
- a CDS encoding DUF2933 domain-containing protein gives MFRCFSSYKGLTLLGIAVLVGGYLAIWHGQHLAALSPFLVLLACPLMHLFMHKNHGGTHHHTPHVDSHAQPGQSHQEKTNGQS, from the coding sequence ATGTTCAGATGCTTCAGTTCGTACAAGGGTTTGACCCTGTTGGGAATCGCCGTTCTAGTGGGCGGCTATCTTGCAATTTGGCATGGCCAACATCTGGCGGCTCTTTCTCCATTCTTGGTACTTCTTGCTTGCCCATTGATGCATCTATTCATGCACAAGAACCATGGAGGGACGCACCACCATACTCCACATGTTGATTCTCATGCCCAGCCAGGTCAAAGCCACCAGGAGAAAACCAATGGGCAGTCGTAA